The Streptococcus sp. 29896 genome includes a region encoding these proteins:
- the greA gene encoding transcription elongation factor GreA: MAEKTYPMTLLEKEKLEKELEELKLVRRPEIVERIKIARSYGDLSENSEYEAAKDEQAFVEGQISMIETKIRYAEIVNSDAVAADEVAIGKSVTVQEVGESDEEVYHIVGAAGADAFANKVSNESPIGQALIGKKTGDLATVETPVGSYQVKILKVEKSV; this comes from the coding sequence ATGGCAGAAAAAACCTACCCTATGACCCTTCTTGAGAAGGAAAAATTAGAAAAAGAATTAGAAGAACTAAAATTGGTTCGTCGTCCAGAAATCGTTGAGCGTATTAAAATTGCGCGTTCTTATGGAGACCTTTCAGAGAACTCAGAATATGAGGCAGCCAAAGATGAGCAGGCTTTTGTTGAGGGTCAAATCTCAATGATTGAAACGAAAATTCGTTATGCTGAAATCGTTAACTCAGATGCGGTTGCTGCGGACGAAGTCGCTATCGGTAAATCTGTAACGGTTCAGGAAGTCGGCGAATCAGATGAGGAAGTTTACCATATTGTTGGTGCTGCGGGTGCAGATGCTTTTGCAAACAAGGTATCCAATGAAAGTCCGATTGGACAAGCCTTGATTGGTAAAAAAACTGGTGACCTAGCTACTGTTGAAACCCCTGTTGGTAGCTACCAGGTGAAGATTTTGAAGGTTGAAAAATCAGTATAA
- the mltG gene encoding endolytic transglycosylase MltG, with amino-acid sequence MSNDSKEKNTQSSNFREQILRDLEELKQKRLREAQGQEQTESIDLQPEPLVEDHLPVEEIVVPEPVAIEEVLISTPQPEMAVAEDLVRPTVKIDAIDFEEEVPVVVKQSEPVVPVTPVEQPSFDAGSEFENTVERNISELRSMAENFERSVPTPTLIPVEEPVVESLDETPLAEDEVELDKTIVTPVPVPVEENQAEKPVAKAGLETPRRRSTKQARKKQDKAAKRIVSVVMLVTVLALILTAVSGYFYVKSSLEPINSSATETVQVEIPEGSSTKEIAEILQDNNLIKNATIFNYYAKLKSYNNFQSGFYNLSQSMSVDDLAKALQEGGTPVAEDPIAGKVLVVEGYTLEQISKAVTDNVYTDDTTDTTPFTAEEFMATVQNQDFIARMVAAYPTLFASLPAADSGVKYQLEGYLFPATYDYTADTTVEGLIEQMIAAMDANLKPYYESLAAKGLDVNSVLTMASLVEKEGSTDEDRRNIASVFYNRINAGIPLQSNIAILYAMGMLGQETTLAQDAAIDTAIDSPFNIYVNYGLMPGPVDSPSLSAIEATVNPNTTDYYYFVADVTTGTVYFTNSYEEHLANVETYVNSKLNN; translated from the coding sequence GTGAGCAACGATTCGAAAGAAAAGAACACACAATCTTCCAATTTTCGTGAACAAATTTTACGGGATTTGGAAGAGTTAAAACAAAAAAGATTAAGAGAGGCCCAGGGACAGGAACAAACGGAATCCATCGATTTGCAGCCAGAACCGTTAGTAGAAGACCATCTTCCAGTTGAGGAGATTGTTGTTCCGGAACCAGTTGCAATTGAGGAAGTCCTTATTTCAACGCCTCAACCTGAGATGGCCGTAGCAGAGGATTTAGTTCGACCAACTGTTAAAATCGATGCGATTGATTTTGAAGAAGAAGTTCCAGTTGTGGTGAAACAATCAGAACCAGTTGTGCCAGTCACTCCAGTTGAGCAACCAAGTTTTGATGCTGGTTCTGAATTTGAAAACACAGTTGAACGAAACATTTCTGAGTTGCGTTCAATGGCAGAAAACTTTGAGCGTTCCGTTCCAACTCCAACTCTAATTCCAGTTGAGGAGCCAGTTGTTGAATCCCTTGATGAAACACCACTTGCTGAAGACGAAGTTGAGTTGGATAAGACAATTGTGACACCAGTCCCAGTTCCAGTTGAGGAAAATCAAGCGGAAAAACCAGTTGCAAAAGCTGGATTAGAAACGCCAAGACGCCGCAGCACCAAGCAAGCACGTAAGAAACAAGATAAGGCAGCTAAGCGCATTGTTTCAGTTGTGATGTTGGTAACCGTTTTGGCCCTGATTTTGACAGCTGTTTCTGGTTATTTCTATGTTAAATCGAGCTTGGAACCAATCAATTCCAGCGCAACTGAGACAGTGCAGGTTGAAATTCCGGAAGGTTCATCAACTAAAGAGATTGCAGAAATTTTGCAAGATAACAACTTGATCAAAAATGCAACGATCTTTAACTACTATGCCAAATTGAAGAGCTACAACAATTTCCAAAGTGGTTTCTACAATTTGAGCCAAAGCATGTCAGTAGATGACTTGGCAAAAGCCTTGCAAGAAGGTGGTACGCCAGTAGCGGAAGATCCAATCGCAGGTAAAGTCTTGGTGGTTGAAGGCTACACCTTGGAGCAAATCTCTAAGGCTGTGACAGATAATGTCTATACAGATGATACAACGGACACAACGCCATTTACTGCAGAAGAGTTTATGGCAACTGTGCAAAACCAAGATTTCATTGCGCGAATGGTAGCTGCTTACCCAACCTTGTTTGCAAGCTTGCCAGCAGCAGATTCAGGTGTTAAATACCAATTGGAAGGCTACCTCTTCCCAGCAACCTATGATTATACAGCAGACACAACTGTAGAAGGCTTGATTGAGCAAATGATTGCTGCAATGGATGCAAACTTGAAGCCTTACTATGAGAGTTTGGCAGCCAAAGGCTTGGATGTTAATTCTGTGTTGACCATGGCTTCATTGGTTGAAAAAGAAGGTTCAACAGATGAAGATCGTCGCAATATCGCAAGTGTCTTCTACAACCGTATCAATGCTGGTATTCCACTTCAATCAAACATCGCTATTCTTTATGCGATGGGCATGCTTGGTCAAGAAACAACCTTGGCACAAGATGCTGCTATCGATACAGCAATCGATTCACCATTTAACATCTATGTCAACTACGGCTTGATGCCTGGTCCAGTTGATAGTCCAAGTCTATCAGCTATCGAAGCAACAGTAAATCCAAATACAACTGACTACTACTATTTTGTAGCAGATGTAACGACAGGAACTGTTTACTTCACGAACTCTTATGAAGAACACTTGGCGAACGTTGAAACATACGTGAACAGCAAGCTAAACAATTAG
- a CDS encoding GNAT family N-acetyltransferase has translation MQLRFVTKGDEAALLALEEASFVAEERISPAVLASFASHSSTSLVVEDQGQVCAFLLTRPIVGWDLTDQVYFQEVKVDETGSCLAVASLAVAQAYKGQGLGSLLLASLKDLVVNQGWEGISLTCHEELLSFYCMNGFEDLGIGLSQLGGSTWYQMRWKA, from the coding sequence ATGCAGCTACGATTTGTGACAAAAGGAGATGAGGCGGCACTTCTGGCTTTGGAAGAGGCCAGTTTTGTTGCGGAAGAACGAATTTCACCAGCGGTCCTTGCGTCATTTGCAAGTCACTCGTCTACTTCTTTAGTGGTAGAAGACCAAGGTCAGGTTTGTGCCTTTTTATTGACCAGGCCGATTGTTGGCTGGGACCTGACTGACCAAGTCTATTTCCAAGAGGTAAAGGTGGATGAAACAGGAAGTTGTCTAGCTGTTGCGAGTTTAGCTGTAGCTCAAGCCTATAAGGGGCAAGGTTTGGGCAGCCTTTTACTAGCCAGTTTGAAGGACTTAGTTGTCAATCAAGGCTGGGAAGGGATCAGCTTGACCTGCCATGAAGAATTGCTTTCTTTCTATTGCATGAACGGATTTGAAGATTTAGGAATCGGTTTGTCACAATTAGGAGGTTCAACTTGGTACCAAATGCGGTGGAAAGCTTGA
- the murC gene encoding UDP-N-acetylmuramate--L-alanine ligase: MTKTYHFIGIKGSGMSALALMLHQMGHKVQGSDVEKYYFTQRGLEQAGIAILPFDEKNITADVELIAGNAFRPDNNVEIAYADAQGLSYKRYHEFLGEFMKGFTSLGVAGAHGKTSTTGLLAHVMRNITDTSFLIGDGTGRGSANAQYFVFESDEYERHFKPYYPEYSIITNIDFDHPDYFTSLEDVFNAFNDYAKQVKKGLFLYGEDEQLRQITAQAPIYYYGFGEDNDFVAYDLKPSTTGSQFKVRHGKKELGQFQIPTFGKHNVMNATAVIANLYVAGFDLNLVAEHLKTFGGVKRRFTEKVVNDTVIIDDFAHHPTEIIATIDAARQKYPSKEIVAIFQPHTFTRTIALLDEFAEALNDADAVYLAQIYGSARETDNGQVKVEDLAAKINKKGGLVTVENTSPLLDHDNAVYVFMGAGDIQSYEYSFERLLSNLSNNVQ, from the coding sequence ATGACAAAAACCTATCATTTTATCGGGATTAAGGGTTCAGGGATGAGTGCCCTAGCGCTTATGTTGCACCAGATGGGTCACAAGGTGCAAGGAAGCGATGTTGAGAAATATTATTTTACTCAGCGTGGTTTGGAGCAAGCAGGAATTGCGATTCTTCCCTTTGATGAGAAGAACATCACAGCTGATGTTGAATTGATCGCTGGAAATGCCTTCCGCCCAGATAATAACGTAGAAATTGCCTACGCCGACGCTCAAGGCTTATCTTACAAACGCTACCATGAATTCCTGGGTGAATTTATGAAGGGCTTTACTAGCCTCGGTGTCGCTGGTGCCCACGGTAAAACTTCAACAACAGGTCTCTTGGCCCATGTGATGCGTAACATTACAGATACCTCTTTTTTGATTGGAGATGGTACGGGTCGTGGCTCTGCCAATGCCCAGTATTTCGTCTTTGAATCTGACGAGTACGAGCGTCACTTTAAACCTTACTATCCTGAATACAGCATTATTACTAACATTGACTTTGACCACCCAGATTATTTCACCAGCTTGGAGGATGTCTTTAATGCTTTCAATGATTATGCTAAACAGGTGAAAAAAGGACTCTTTCTGTATGGGGAAGACGAGCAACTCCGTCAGATTACTGCTCAAGCACCAATTTACTACTATGGTTTTGGTGAGGACAATGACTTTGTGGCTTATGACTTGAAACCTTCTACAACAGGTTCCCAGTTCAAGGTGCGCCACGGGAAAAAAGAGCTAGGTCAATTCCAAATTCCGACCTTCGGTAAGCACAATGTCATGAATGCAACCGCAGTCATTGCTAACCTCTATGTGGCTGGATTTGACTTGAACTTGGTAGCGGAACATTTGAAAACCTTCGGTGGTGTCAAACGTCGTTTCACAGAGAAAGTGGTCAATGATACGGTCATTATCGATGATTTTGCCCACCATCCAACCGAAATTATTGCGACCATTGATGCAGCACGTCAGAAATACCCAAGTAAAGAGATTGTGGCCATTTTCCAACCGCATACCTTCACACGGACCATTGCTCTCTTGGATGAGTTTGCAGAAGCTCTCAATGATGCCGATGCTGTTTATCTGGCACAAATCTACGGTTCTGCTCGAGAAACAGATAACGGACAAGTCAAAGTGGAAGATTTGGCAGCCAAAATCAATAAAAAAGGTGGACTGGTAACAGTAGAAAATACTTCGCCGCTCCTTGACCATGACAATGCAGTCTATGTCTTCATGGGAGCAGGAGATATTCAATCCTATGAGTATTCCTTCGAACGCTTGCTGTCCAACCTATCTAATAATGTTCAATAA